From a region of the Osmia lignaria lignaria isolate PbOS001 chromosome 10, iyOsmLign1, whole genome shotgun sequence genome:
- the Mgat3 gene encoding beta-1,4-mannosyl-glycoprotein 4-beta-N-acetylglucosaminyltransferase encodes MQPRLDGKLALLYTLLVLQVLIVMIYVATTPPSELTVSTTHTSVTFVKFEEPQKPQIQQTNYKKIPIYQTINGEVILKDIKTFALFEEYNHTICWKYGVDDQKMKNSENLQKCICTHGWHGSDCGQPEVVWRAIMASKQNIKLKHRKIARRIIHAFFLHEYNSAIAEVIVEELYNVVDLFVICDFSNAEDNFHHKLLKGLLQHKQKKILYINVATKIHKPSRVVSKYIWEKMRSVVRNLRDDDIYVTTESEQILNSRALMFLKVYNGWPQPIGFRLRWSVYGFFWQHPLKTTITVGACTIGLMHEAYQSNSIMLEQLEGDFSERDTLGLVIGDLNHYGGWYCYLCQAPSNIITSLQDKIKSKEIEIDKTIDVPFIEDLIGSGLWLDGKTNLLRVSKSRDLYFAPETIFNNTWKYDWLVENFYAKLDYY; translated from the exons ATGCAGCCCCGCCTAGATGGGAAACTAGCCTTACTTTATACATTATTAGTCTTGCAAGTTCTTATTGTTATGATTTATGTTGCTACAACTCCACCTTCTGAACTAACTGTATCAACAACTCATACTTCTGTTACATTTGTGAAATTTGAAGAACCACAG AAACCTCAAATTCAACaaactaattataaaaaaattcccATCTACCAGACAATCAATGGAGAGGTAATACTGAAAGATATCAAGACTTTTGCACTATTTGAAGAATATAATCATACCATATGTTGGAAATATGGAGTGGATgatcagaaaatgaaaaatagtgaaaatcttcaaaaatgtATTTGCACTCATGGATGGCATGGTTCGGATTGTGGCCAACCAGAAGTTGTTTGGAGAGCAATTATGGCATCAaagcaaaatattaaattgaaacatCGTAAAATAGCTAGACGTATTATTCATGCATTTTTTCTGCATGAATATAATTCAGCAATTGCAGAAGTGATAGTAGAGGAACTATACAACGTAGTAGATCTTTTTGTAATCTGTGATTTCAGTAATGCAGAAGACAATTTTCATCATAAATTACTTAAGGGTTTATTGCAACATAAgcagaaaaaaattttatatattaatgtAGCAACCAAGATACACAAACCATCAAGAGTAGTGTCTAAATATATTTGGGAGAAAATGAGAAGTGTAGTAAGAAATCTAAGAGACGACGATATTTATGTAACAACTGAATCAGAACAAATATTAAACTCCAGGGCATTAATGTTCCTCAAGGTATATAATGGATGGCCACAACCTATTGGCTTTAGATTAAGATGGTCTGTTTATGGATTCTTCTGGCAGCATCCACTTAAAACAACAATAACAGTTGGTGCCTGTACAATTGGTTTAATGCATGAAGCTTATCAATCAAATTCTATCATGTTGGAGCAACTAGAAGGAGACTTCAGTGAAAGAGATACCCTAGGCCTAGTAATAGGAGATTTAAATCATTATGGAGGATGGTACTGTTATCTATGTCAAGCACCTTCAAACATTATAACTAGTCTACAAGATAAAATCAAATCcaaagaaattgaaatagatAAAACTATTGATGTACCATTCATTGAGGACCTAATAGGAAGTGGACTATGGTTAGATGGAAAAACTAATCTCCTAAGAGTCTCTAAATCTCGGGACCTCTATTTTGCGCCtgaaacaatatttaataatacatgGAAGTATGACTGGCTAGTAGAAAATTTTTATGCTAAATTAGATTATTATTAA
- the LOC117611598 gene encoding E3 ubiquitin-protein ligase RNF14 produces MDAEKQKDEVIALESIYNTEEFSYHEENGSYQCTFMIFINLPPNYYATYKDFRRLDEPEQTVKISHLPPLTLRVVLPENYPSKLPPKFTLYSPWLHVSLLSKLCKKLDELWAENKGQEILFTWVAFLQDETLEFLHIQENLNMNYIYTYYKETLEKAQNNQKNRIIDNSGKEHTEDVRNKMKVGTNSKYLSKKKLIQKRYDKRAILDCPVGRNPIQILIDYSEKRNQIEFKKNFYTCKICFVDKLGEHCTQFLPCSHVFCKDCITNYLEIRIKDGNVQNIYCPEDECTAEATPAQIKDLVSSELFAKYDSILLSATLATMTDIIYCPRRNCQYPVSCEPNEQMANCPICQYAFCVFCKMVYHGIEPCKLYSAGTHQLVTEYQEAPDDKKLQMEQRYGKKQLLTLVENTMSENWIKTNSQKCPKCKAAIEKLDGCNKMKCWRCNTPFCWLCNTILNHDRPYEHFEDTNSKCYNMLYHGMPIEDDDEDEDDTVFFDLLQYLDEHESEEELFYEF; encoded by the exons atgGATGCTGAAAAACAGAAAGATGAAGTAATTGCACTGGAAAGTATTTATAATACAGAAGAATTTTCATATCATGAGGAAAATGGTAGTTACCAATGTACCTTTATGATATTCATAAATCTTCCTCCAAACTATTATGCAACTTACAAGGATTTTAGACGTTTGGATGAACCTGAACAAACAGTTAAGATATCTCATTTACCACCTCTAACACTCCGTGTTGTTTTACCAGAAAATTATCCTTCCAAGTTACCACCTAAATTTACTTTATATTCACCTTGGTTACATGTATCATTGTTGAGTAAATTATGCAAAAAATTGGATGAATTATGGGCAGAAAACAAAGgacaagaaattttatttacatggGTGGCATTTTTACAAGATGAGACCTTGGAATTTTTGCATATACAAGAAAATCTTAATATGAATTATATATACACTTATTACAAAGAAACTTTAGAAAAAGCCCAAAACAACCAGAAAAACAGAATAATAGATAATAGTGGCAAGGAACATACTGAAGATGTAAGGAACAAGATGAAAGTGGGAACTAACAGTAAATATTTAAGTAAAAAGAAGTTGATACAAAAACGCTATGATAAAAGAGCTATTTTAGACTGTCCTGTTGGAAGAAATCCCATTCAGATATTAATTGAttacagtgaaaagagaaatcaaattgaatttaagaaaaatttctataCTTGTAAAATCTGTTTTGTAGACAAATTAGGAGAGCATTGTACACAGTTCTTGCCTTGTTCTCATGTATTTTGTAAAGATTGCATAACTAATTACCTAGAAATAAGAATCAAAGATGGAAATGTGCAAAATATTTATTGCCCTGAAGATGAGTGTACTGCTGAAGCAACTCCTGCACAG ataAAGGATCTAGTAAGTTCAGAGTTATTTGCAAAATATGATTCTATATTATTAAGTGCTACATTAGCTACTATGACAGATATAATATATTGTCCACGACGTAACTGTCAATATCCAGTTAGTTGTGAGCCAAATGAACAAATGGCAAATTGTCCAATTTGTCAGTATGCATTTTGTGTTTTTTGCAAAATGGTATATCATGGTATAGAGCCATGCAAACTTTATTCAG CTGGAACACATCAGTTAGTAACAGAATATCAAGAAGCCCCTGATGATAAGAAACTTCAGATGGAACAACGTTATGGTAAAAAACAACTTTTAACTTTAGTAGAAAATACCATGTCTGAAAATTGGATCAAAACTAATAGCCAAAAATGTCCTAAATGCAAAGCTGCTATTGAG aaactGGATGGCTGCAACAAAATGAAATGTTGGCGATGTAATACACCTTTTTGCTGGCTATGTAATACTATATTAAATCATGATAGACCGTACGAACATTTCGAAGATACAAATTCTAAATGCTATAACATGTTATACCATGGAATGCCAATAGAAGATGATGATGAAGATGAGGATGATACCGTTTTTTTCGACTTGCTACAATACTTAGACGAGCACGAGTCAGAAGaggaattattttatgaattctaa
- the LOC117611599 gene encoding tubulin alpha-1 chain yields the protein MRECISVHVGQAGVQIGNACWELYCLEHGIQPDGQMPSDKTIGGGDDSFNTFFSETGAGKHVPRAVFIDLEPTVVDEVRTGTYRQLFHPEQLITGKEDAANNYARGHYTIGKEIVDLVLDRIRKLSDQCTGLQGFLIFHSFGGGTGSGFTSLLMERLSVDYGKKSKLEFAIYPAPQVSTAVVEPYNSILTTHTTLEHSDCAFMVDNEAIYDICRRNLDIERPTYTNLNRLIGQIVSSITASLRFDGALNVDLTEFQTNLVPYPRIHFPLVTYAPVISAEKAYHEQLSVSEITNACFEPANQMVKCDPRHGKYMACCMLYRGDVVPKDVNAAIATIKTKRTIQFVDWCPTGFKVGINYQPPTVVPGGDLAKVQRAVCMLSNTTAIAEAWARLDHKFDLMYAKRAFVHWYVGEGMEEGEFSEAREDLAALEKDYEEVGMDSAEGEAEGVEEY from the exons ATG CGTGAATGTATCTCAGTTCATGTTGGACAAGCTGGAGTCCAGATTGGTAATGCTTGTTGGGAATTGTATTGTCTGGAACATGGCATTCAACCTGATGGTCAGATGCCATCTGACAAAACCATTGGTGGAGGTGATGATAGTTTCAACACCTTCTTCAGTGAGACTGGTGCAGGAAAACATGTACCCAGAGCAGTCTTCATTGACTTAGAACCTACGGTAGTTG ACGAAGTACGTACCGGTACTTACCGTCAGTTATTCCACCCAGAACAATTAATCACTGGCAAGGAAGATGCAGCAAATAATTATGCTCGTGGTCATTATACAATTGGAAAAGAAATTGTTGATCTTGTATTAGATCGTATCCGTAAATTATCCGATCAATGTACCGGCCTTCAAGGTTTTCTTATTTTCCACTCCTTTGGAGGCGGTACCGGGTCTGGGTTCACTTCTCTTTTGATGGAGCGCCTTTCTGTCGATTACGGCAAAAAGTCAAAGTTAGAATTCGCCATTTATCCTGCTCCACAAGTCTCAACAGCAGTTGTTGAACCATACAATTCAATTCTCACTACACATACTACTCTTGAACATTCCGACTGTGCATTTATGGTCGATAACGAAGCCATCTACGATATATGCCGTCGTAACTTGGACATCGAAAGACCTACTTACACGAACCTGAATCGATTGATCGGCCAGATTGTATCTTCGATCACAGCATCTCTACGATTCGACGGTGCTTTGAACGTCGATCTAACGGAATTCCAAACGAATTTGGTACCGTATCCTAGAATTCATTTCCCTCTGGTGACATACGCCCCCGTCATTTCAGCAGAGAAGGCTTATCACGAACAACTCTCTGTATCAGAGATTACTAACGCTTGTTTCGAACCAGCAAATCAGATGGTGAAATGCGATCCACGTCATGGAAAATACATGGCTTGCTGTATGTTGTACAGAGGCGATGTCGTACCCAAAGATGTAAACGCGGCGATCGCCACCATTAAAACGAAACGTACCATTCAGTTTGTTGATTGGTGCCCTACAGGATTTAAAGTTGGTATTAATTATCAGCCACCGACTGTGGTACCCGGCGGTGATCTTGCCAAGGTACAACGTGCTGTTTGCATGTTATCCAACACCACCGCCATCGCAGAAGCGTGGGCACGTCTTGATCACAAGTTTGACTTGATGTATGCTAAACGAGCATTCGTCCATTGGTATGTCGGAGAAGGTATGGAAGAAGGTGAATTTTCCGAGGCTCGTGAAGATCTTGCGGCTCTTGAAAAAGATTACGAAGAAGTTGGCATGGACTCCGCTGAAGGTGAAGCAGAAGGCGTtgaagaatattaa
- the LOC117611593 gene encoding coiled-coil and C2 domain-containing protein 2A isoform X1, producing the protein MSTLDIDFIKGYAQRIENQTEENLSLCYSYPTIHQDQGTKVLTTDNRSLQKLNQETNLVEDGLYASDSPFIYNDIKSSEFSNMKMLEYESNHKFHGKLLEIVIRDVNINTLRDQSDTVEITSVCLLFKKKIICKANSPFNRKLHKLLIRNMECNNLSIQVLTKGGQSSILPLPLPKRNVENNKVEIDFAISDNLGKIHAGTVISTVTVKNYGKQKEEPCTSQLYKLSNDPNDPQNSLSLLRPPKNLCKKQVKYFLLEDPALTFNVDSEVTVSKRVQEENVKPPDIVVTEQPALSLLDMSFRNLFQIKHPLESSSGTRRHHTIGKTVLAVTILRGIEIPIREESALVQPFIEVEWGDTIHATSIAEGPAPVWQQTVQFELPRQSGEYCIKFRLYDQHPVWGQQWLGETRIPLEYHRNYQELERWITLSPLFSPVLLFGYIQASPGQSCTRIYVLIKMEHPNTPKSVESTTTNTLLKGIQRCLVTSYKISGLENPKDAAKIVMLLPSLPAHYGPITPRQALNIKKVDHYGRAALLAVLLQSFDLQTYVLLGSSQISKLTAFVLSISNNGIYVLWDPETGNYHKLDDSHCPLMKVSRLINYFGIWENLQKSILPHNLKYDVKSSKDWRSVDTTTLVKTDHNVQTLELQITDEEVKQIKKTAIDIEQCLKDKLADWRSNIGLTTIFNRHATAVLRNSISKIEPFSEIQLGKKDLKQLYRAYHIHGFVLNKRECHVDELCKDLYATKIHNISGPVEFAVVCHIQCYAGKISSIWLAIIILRSHD; encoded by the exons atgtCCACCCTAGACATTGATTTTATTAAAGGGTATGCACAACGTATAGAAAATCAAACAGAAGAAAATCTGAGTCTTTGTTATTCATATCCAACTATACATCAAGATCAAGGAACTAAAGTTCTTACCACTGACAATAGAAGTCTGCaaaaattaaatcaagaaaCAAATTTAGTTGAAGATGGATTGTATGCATCTGACAGTCCTTTTATTTACAATGACATTAAATCTTCTGAGTTTAGCAACATGAAAATGTTAGAATATGAATCAAACCATAAGTTTCATGGGAAGCTTTTAGAAATTGTAATTCGTGATGTTAACATTAATACATTAAGGGATCAATCAGATACAGTTGAAATTACATCTGTCTgtttattatttaagaaaaagatTATATGTAAAGCAAATAGCCCCTTTaatagaaaattgcataaattgttAATCAGAAATATGGAATGTAATAATCTTTCAATACAAGTACTAACTAAAGGTGGGCAATCAAGTATATTACCATTACCATTACCAAAGCGTAATGTTGAGAATAATAAAGTAGAAATTGATTTTGCAATAAGTGACAATTTAGGTAAAATACATGCTGGAACAGTAATATCCACAGTCACAGTAAAGAACTATGGTAAACAAAAAGAAGAACCATGCACATCCCAATTGTATAAATTAAGTAATGATCCAAATGATCCTCAGAATAGTTTGTCTTTACTTAGACCACCCAAAAATCTTTGTAAGAAACAAGTAAAGTATTTTTTATTGGAAGATCCAGCATTAACATTCAATGTAGATTCAGAAGTAACTGTTTCTAAAAGAGTCCAAGAAGAAAATGTGAAGCCACCGGATATAGTTGTAACAGAACAACCTGCACTTTCTCTACTTGATATGTCATTCAGAAATTTGTTTCAAATTAAGCATCCATTAGAATCATCATCAGGAACCCGTAGACATCATACAATAGGAAAAACAGTTTTAGCTGTTACTATTTTAAGAGGAATAGAGATACCAATTAGAGAAGAGTCTGCATTGGTTCAACCATTTATAGAAGTTGAATGGGGTGATACAATTCATGCAACATCAATAGCAGAGGGCCCAGCACCTGTATGGCAGCAAACAGTACAGTTTGAATTACCAAGACAGAGTGGtgaatattgtataaaatttcgTTTGTATGATCAACATCCTGTTTGGGGTCAACAATGGCTAGGTGAAACTAGAATTCCCCTTGAATATCATAGAAATTATCAGGAACTTGAAAGATGGATTACATTGTCACCTTTATTCAGCCCAGTGTTACTTTTTGGCTATATACAAGCTAGTCCTGGTCAATCGTGTACTAGaatttatgttttaattaaaatggagCATCCCAATACTCCTAAATCCGTTGAAAGTACAACTACAAATACATTGCTTAAAGGAATTCAACGTTGTCTTGTTACATCATACAAGATTAGTGGCCTAGAAAATCCAAAAGATGCTGCAAAAATAGTGATGTTGTTACCATCGCTACCGGCTCATTACGGACCAATTACACCGCGTCAAGCATTAAACATAAAGAAAGTAGATCACTATGGAAGAGCAGCATTATTAGCAGTATTATTACAAAGCTTTGATCTACAAACATATGTTTTATTAG gtTCATCACAAATAAGTAAATTGACTGCATTTGTTCTGAGTATCAGTAATAATGGAATATATGTATTATGGGATCCAGAAACAGGAAATTATCATAAACTGGATGATAGTCATTGTCCTTTAATGAAGGTGTCtcgtctaattaattattttggt ATATgggaaaatttgcaaaaatccATTTTACCTCATAATCTTAAGTATGACGTGAAATCAAGTAAAGATTGGCGATCCGTTGATACTACTACTTTGGTAAAAACTGATCATAATGTACAAACACTTGAATTACAAATTACCGATGAAGAAGTTAAGCAAATTAAAAAGACTGCTATAGATATAGAACAATGTTTAAAGGATAAATTGGCTGATTGGCGAAGTAATATTGGcttaacaacaatatttaaTCGACATGCAACTGCTGTTCTAAGAAATTCCATATCTAAGATAGAACCATTTTCCGAGATACAATTAGgtaaaaaagatttaaaacaattatataGAGCTTATCATATTCACGGTTTTGTATTAAACAAACGCGAATGTCATGTAGATGAGTTGTGTAAAGATTTATATGCAACAAAGATTCATAATATTAGTGGACCAGTTGAATTTGCTGTTGTATGTCATATACAATGTTATGCTGGCAAAATCTCTTCAATCTGGTTAGCCATTATAATTCTTAGAAGTCATGACTGA
- the LOC117611593 gene encoding coiled-coil and C2 domain-containing protein 2A isoform X3, translating into MSTLDIDFIKGYAQRIENQTEENLSLCYSYPTIHQDQGTKVLTTDNRSLQKLNQETNLVEDGLYASDSPFIYNDIKSSEFSNMKMLEYESNHKFHGKLLEIVIRDVNINTLRDQSDTVEITSVCLLFKKKIICKANSPFNRKLHKLLIRNMECNNLSIQVLTKGGQSSILPLPLPKRNVENNKVEIDFAISDNLGKIHAGTVISTVTVKNYGKQKEEPCTSQLYKLSNDPNDPQNSLSLLRPPKNLCKKQVKYFLLEDPALTFNVDSEVTVSKRVQEENVKPPDIVVTEQPALSLLDMSFRNLFQIKHPLESSSGTRRHHTIGKTVLAVTILRGIEIPIREESALVQPFIEVEWGDTIHATSIAEGPAPVWQQTVQFELPRQSGEYCIKFRLYDQHPVWGQQWLGETRIPLEYHRNYQELERWITLSPLFSPVLLFGYIQASPGQSCTRIYVLIKMEHPNTPKSVESTTTNTLLKGIQRCLVTSYKISGLENPKDAAKIVMLLPSLPAHYGPITPRQALNIKKVDHYGRAALLAVLLQSFDLQTYVLLGSSQISKLTAFVLSISNNGIYVLWDPETGNYHKLDDSHCPLMKVSRLINYFGIWENLQKSILPHNLKYDVKSSKDWRSVDTTTLVKTDHNVQTLELQITDEEVKQIKKTAIDIEQCLKDKLADWRSNIGLTTIFNRHATAVLRNSISKIEPFSEIQLVAE; encoded by the exons atgtCCACCCTAGACATTGATTTTATTAAAGGGTATGCACAACGTATAGAAAATCAAACAGAAGAAAATCTGAGTCTTTGTTATTCATATCCAACTATACATCAAGATCAAGGAACTAAAGTTCTTACCACTGACAATAGAAGTCTGCaaaaattaaatcaagaaaCAAATTTAGTTGAAGATGGATTGTATGCATCTGACAGTCCTTTTATTTACAATGACATTAAATCTTCTGAGTTTAGCAACATGAAAATGTTAGAATATGAATCAAACCATAAGTTTCATGGGAAGCTTTTAGAAATTGTAATTCGTGATGTTAACATTAATACATTAAGGGATCAATCAGATACAGTTGAAATTACATCTGTCTgtttattatttaagaaaaagatTATATGTAAAGCAAATAGCCCCTTTaatagaaaattgcataaattgttAATCAGAAATATGGAATGTAATAATCTTTCAATACAAGTACTAACTAAAGGTGGGCAATCAAGTATATTACCATTACCATTACCAAAGCGTAATGTTGAGAATAATAAAGTAGAAATTGATTTTGCAATAAGTGACAATTTAGGTAAAATACATGCTGGAACAGTAATATCCACAGTCACAGTAAAGAACTATGGTAAACAAAAAGAAGAACCATGCACATCCCAATTGTATAAATTAAGTAATGATCCAAATGATCCTCAGAATAGTTTGTCTTTACTTAGACCACCCAAAAATCTTTGTAAGAAACAAGTAAAGTATTTTTTATTGGAAGATCCAGCATTAACATTCAATGTAGATTCAGAAGTAACTGTTTCTAAAAGAGTCCAAGAAGAAAATGTGAAGCCACCGGATATAGTTGTAACAGAACAACCTGCACTTTCTCTACTTGATATGTCATTCAGAAATTTGTTTCAAATTAAGCATCCATTAGAATCATCATCAGGAACCCGTAGACATCATACAATAGGAAAAACAGTTTTAGCTGTTACTATTTTAAGAGGAATAGAGATACCAATTAGAGAAGAGTCTGCATTGGTTCAACCATTTATAGAAGTTGAATGGGGTGATACAATTCATGCAACATCAATAGCAGAGGGCCCAGCACCTGTATGGCAGCAAACAGTACAGTTTGAATTACCAAGACAGAGTGGtgaatattgtataaaatttcgTTTGTATGATCAACATCCTGTTTGGGGTCAACAATGGCTAGGTGAAACTAGAATTCCCCTTGAATATCATAGAAATTATCAGGAACTTGAAAGATGGATTACATTGTCACCTTTATTCAGCCCAGTGTTACTTTTTGGCTATATACAAGCTAGTCCTGGTCAATCGTGTACTAGaatttatgttttaattaaaatggagCATCCCAATACTCCTAAATCCGTTGAAAGTACAACTACAAATACATTGCTTAAAGGAATTCAACGTTGTCTTGTTACATCATACAAGATTAGTGGCCTAGAAAATCCAAAAGATGCTGCAAAAATAGTGATGTTGTTACCATCGCTACCGGCTCATTACGGACCAATTACACCGCGTCAAGCATTAAACATAAAGAAAGTAGATCACTATGGAAGAGCAGCATTATTAGCAGTATTATTACAAAGCTTTGATCTACAAACATATGTTTTATTAG gtTCATCACAAATAAGTAAATTGACTGCATTTGTTCTGAGTATCAGTAATAATGGAATATATGTATTATGGGATCCAGAAACAGGAAATTATCATAAACTGGATGATAGTCATTGTCCTTTAATGAAGGTGTCtcgtctaattaattattttggt ATATgggaaaatttgcaaaaatccATTTTACCTCATAATCTTAAGTATGACGTGAAATCAAGTAAAGATTGGCGATCCGTTGATACTACTACTTTGGTAAAAACTGATCATAATGTACAAACACTTGAATTACAAATTACCGATGAAGAAGTTAAGCAAATTAAAAAGACTGCTATAGATATAGAACAATGTTTAAAGGATAAATTGGCTGATTGGCGAAGTAATATTGGcttaacaacaatatttaaTCGACATGCAACTGCTGTTCTAAGAAATTCCATATCTAAGATAGAACCATTTTCCGAGATACAATTAG TTGCCGAATAA
- the LOC117611593 gene encoding coiled-coil and C2 domain-containing protein 2A isoform X2 produces the protein MSTLDIDFIKGYAQRIENQTEENLSLCYSYPTIHQDQGTKVLTTDNRSLQKLNQETNLVEDGLYASDSPFIYNDIKSSEFSNMKMLEYESNHKFHGKLLEIVIRDVNINTLRDQSDTVEITSVCLLFKKKIICKANSPFNRKLHKLLIRNMECNNLSIQVLTKGGQSSILPLPLPKRNVENNKVEIDFAISDNLGKIHAGTVISTVTVKNYGKQKEEPCTSQLYKLSNDPNDPQNSLSLLRPPKNLCKKQVKYFLLEDPALTFNVDSEVTVSKRVQEENVKPPDIVVTEQPALSLLDMSFRNLFQIKHPLESSSGTRRHHTIGKTVLAVTILRGIEIPIREESALVQPFIEVEWGDTIHATSIAEGPAPVWQQTVQFELPRQSGEYCIKFRLYDQHPVWGQQWLGETRIPLEYHRNYQELERWITLSPLFSPVLLFGYIQASPGQSCTRIYVLIKMEHPNTPKSVESTTTNTLLKGIQRCLVTSYKISGLENPKDAAKIVMLLPSLPAHYGPITPRQALNIKKVDHYGRAALLAVLLQSFDLQTYVLLGSSQISKLTAFVLSISNNGIYVLWDPETGNYHKLDDSHCPLMKVSRLINYFGIWENLQKSILPHNLKYDVKSSKDWRSVDTTTLVKTDHNVQTLELQITDEEVKQIKKTAIDIEQCLKDKLADWRSNIGLTTIFNRHATAVLRNSISKIEPFSEIQLVEMFDEQMLLGINNTFFFDIFTLHSNDVFITIISYISRH, from the exons atgtCCACCCTAGACATTGATTTTATTAAAGGGTATGCACAACGTATAGAAAATCAAACAGAAGAAAATCTGAGTCTTTGTTATTCATATCCAACTATACATCAAGATCAAGGAACTAAAGTTCTTACCACTGACAATAGAAGTCTGCaaaaattaaatcaagaaaCAAATTTAGTTGAAGATGGATTGTATGCATCTGACAGTCCTTTTATTTACAATGACATTAAATCTTCTGAGTTTAGCAACATGAAAATGTTAGAATATGAATCAAACCATAAGTTTCATGGGAAGCTTTTAGAAATTGTAATTCGTGATGTTAACATTAATACATTAAGGGATCAATCAGATACAGTTGAAATTACATCTGTCTgtttattatttaagaaaaagatTATATGTAAAGCAAATAGCCCCTTTaatagaaaattgcataaattgttAATCAGAAATATGGAATGTAATAATCTTTCAATACAAGTACTAACTAAAGGTGGGCAATCAAGTATATTACCATTACCATTACCAAAGCGTAATGTTGAGAATAATAAAGTAGAAATTGATTTTGCAATAAGTGACAATTTAGGTAAAATACATGCTGGAACAGTAATATCCACAGTCACAGTAAAGAACTATGGTAAACAAAAAGAAGAACCATGCACATCCCAATTGTATAAATTAAGTAATGATCCAAATGATCCTCAGAATAGTTTGTCTTTACTTAGACCACCCAAAAATCTTTGTAAGAAACAAGTAAAGTATTTTTTATTGGAAGATCCAGCATTAACATTCAATGTAGATTCAGAAGTAACTGTTTCTAAAAGAGTCCAAGAAGAAAATGTGAAGCCACCGGATATAGTTGTAACAGAACAACCTGCACTTTCTCTACTTGATATGTCATTCAGAAATTTGTTTCAAATTAAGCATCCATTAGAATCATCATCAGGAACCCGTAGACATCATACAATAGGAAAAACAGTTTTAGCTGTTACTATTTTAAGAGGAATAGAGATACCAATTAGAGAAGAGTCTGCATTGGTTCAACCATTTATAGAAGTTGAATGGGGTGATACAATTCATGCAACATCAATAGCAGAGGGCCCAGCACCTGTATGGCAGCAAACAGTACAGTTTGAATTACCAAGACAGAGTGGtgaatattgtataaaatttcgTTTGTATGATCAACATCCTGTTTGGGGTCAACAATGGCTAGGTGAAACTAGAATTCCCCTTGAATATCATAGAAATTATCAGGAACTTGAAAGATGGATTACATTGTCACCTTTATTCAGCCCAGTGTTACTTTTTGGCTATATACAAGCTAGTCCTGGTCAATCGTGTACTAGaatttatgttttaattaaaatggagCATCCCAATACTCCTAAATCCGTTGAAAGTACAACTACAAATACATTGCTTAAAGGAATTCAACGTTGTCTTGTTACATCATACAAGATTAGTGGCCTAGAAAATCCAAAAGATGCTGCAAAAATAGTGATGTTGTTACCATCGCTACCGGCTCATTACGGACCAATTACACCGCGTCAAGCATTAAACATAAAGAAAGTAGATCACTATGGAAGAGCAGCATTATTAGCAGTATTATTACAAAGCTTTGATCTACAAACATATGTTTTATTAG gtTCATCACAAATAAGTAAATTGACTGCATTTGTTCTGAGTATCAGTAATAATGGAATATATGTATTATGGGATCCAGAAACAGGAAATTATCATAAACTGGATGATAGTCATTGTCCTTTAATGAAGGTGTCtcgtctaattaattattttggt ATATgggaaaatttgcaaaaatccATTTTACCTCATAATCTTAAGTATGACGTGAAATCAAGTAAAGATTGGCGATCCGTTGATACTACTACTTTGGTAAAAACTGATCATAATGTACAAACACTTGAATTACAAATTACCGATGAAGAAGTTAAGCAAATTAAAAAGACTGCTATAGATATAGAACAATGTTTAAAGGATAAATTGGCTGATTGGCGAAGTAATATTGGcttaacaacaatatttaaTCGACATGCAACTGCTGTTCTAAGAAATTCCATATCTAAGATAGAACCATTTTCCGAGATACAATTAG TGGAAATGTTTGATGAACAGATGTTATTGGGAATaaacaatacatttttttttgacATTTTTACATTGCACAGCAATGATgtttttataacaattatttcttACATATCACGGCATTGA